A section of the Saccopteryx leptura isolate mSacLep1 chromosome 4, mSacLep1_pri_phased_curated, whole genome shotgun sequence genome encodes:
- the MIF4GD gene encoding MIF4G domain-containing protein isoform X2, with protein sequence MVMGEPGREEYKIQSFDAETQQLLKTALKDPGAVDLEKVANVIVDHSLQDRVFSKEAGRMCYAIIQAESNQTGQSVFRRGLLNRLQQEYQAREQLRARSLQGWVCYVTFICNIFDYLRVNNMPMMALVNPVYDCLFLLAQPNSLSKEEEVDCLVLQLHRVGEQLEKMNRQRMDELFVLIRDDFLLPTSLSSLAQLLLLEIIEFRAAGWKTTPAAHKYYYSEVSD encoded by the exons ATGGTCATGGGGGAGCCTGGTAGAGAGGAGTATAAAATCCAGTCTTTTGATGCAGAGACCCAGCAGCTGCTGAAGACAGCACTCAAAG ATCCAGGTGCTGTGGACTTGGAGAAAGTGGCCAATGTGATTGTGGACCATTCTCTGCAGGACCGTGTGTTCAGCAAAGAAGCAGGACGCATGTGCTATGCCATTATTCAG GCAGAGAGCAACCAAACAGGCCAGAGTGTTTTCCGGCGTGGACTTCTCAACCGGCTACAGCAGGAGTACCAGGCTAGGGAGCAGTTGCGAGCCCGCTCCCTGCAGGGCTGGGTCTGCTACGTCACTTTTATCTGCAACATCTTTGACTACTTGAGG GTGAACAACATGCCCATGATGGCCCTGGTGAACCCTGTCTACGACTGCCTCTTCCTGCTGGCCCAGCCCAATAGTCTGAGCAAGGAAGAGGAG GTGGACTGCCTGGTGTTGCAGCTGCACCGTGTTGGGGAGCAGCTGGAGAAGATGAACAGGCAGCGAATGGACGAGCTCTTTGTCCTGATCCGGGATGACTTCCTGCTCCCAACCAGCCTCAGCTCCCtggcccagctgctgctgctggagaTCATTGAGTTCCGGGCAGCGGGCTGGAAGACGACCCCAGCTGCCCACAAGTATTACTACAGCGAGGTTTCTGACTAG
- the SLC25A19 gene encoding mitochondrial thiamine pyrophosphate carrier isoform X2, whose product MVGYDPKADGRNISNFEAAVAGSVSGLVTRLLISPLDVIKIRFQFLSFEILTEVVHRASVHDARDFSVHFVCGGLSACMATLTVHPVDVLRTRFAAQGEPRVYKTLRDAVATMYRTEGPLVFYKGLNPTLIAIFPYAGFQFSFYNSLQRVCEWVMPAEGKKNGNLKNLLCGSGAGVISKTLTYPLDLFKKRLQVGGFEQARVTFGQVRSYQGLLDCARQVLREEGMRGFFKGLSPSLLKAAFSTGLVFFWYEFFCNLFHHMKKADR is encoded by the exons ATGGTCGGCTATGACCCCAAAGCAGATGGCAGGAATATCTCCAATTTCGAGGCGGCAGTGGCTGGGTCTGTGTCTGGCCTTGTCACTCGGTTGCTGATCAGCCCATTGGATGTCATCAAGATCCGTTTCCag TTTTTGTCATTTGAAATACTGACCGAGGTGGTGCACAGAGCCAGCGTGCACGATGCCCGTGACTTCTCCGTGCACTTTGTGTGTGGGGGCCTGTCTGCCTGCATGGCCACCCTCACCGTGCATCCCGTGGATGTCCTGCGCACCCGCTTTGCTGCTCAGGgtgagcccagg GTGTATAAAACCCTGCGGGATGCTGTGGCCACCATGTACAGGACCGAAGGCCCCTTGGTCTTCTATAAAGGCTTGAATCCCACGCTGATCGCCATCTTCCCCTATGCCGGGTTCCAGTTCTCCTTCTACAATTCCCTGCAGCGCGTGTGTGAGTGGGTCATGCCagctgaaggaaagaaaaatg GGAACCTCAAAAACCTGCTTTGTGGCAGTGGTGCTGGAGTCATCAGCAAGACCCTAACGTATCCCCTGGACCTCTTCAAGAAACGGCTGCAAGTTGGAGGGTTTGAGCAGGCCCGAGTCACCTTTGGCCAG GTCCGAAGCTACCAGGGCCTTCTGGACTGTGCCAGGCAGGTGCTGCGGGAGGAAGGCATGCGGGGCTTCTTCAAGGGCCTATCCCCAAGCCTGCTGAAGGCGGCCTTTTCCACCGGCTTGGTGTTCTTCTGGTATGAGTTCTTCTGTAACCTTTTCCACCACATGAAGAAGGCAGACAGGTAG
- the MRPS7 gene encoding small ribosomal subunit protein uS7m: MAAPLVKATRGWSDLALSVPSAILRLPGLTQVRWSRYGPEYRDPQIEKEYYRKPLAELTEEEKFERELRKTQRIKAAPAMKTSSVFEDPLISKFTNMMMKGGNKVLARSLMTQTLEAVKRKQFKKYHAASSEERATIERNPYTIFHQALKNCEPVIGLVPILKGGHFYQVPAPLANRRRRFLAMKWMITECRENKHRRTLMPEKLSHELLQAFHNQGPVVKRKHDMHKMAEANRALAHYRWW; the protein is encoded by the exons ATGGCTGCCCCCTTGGTTAAGGCAACGCGAGGGTGGTCGGACCTAGCACTGAGCGTACCGAGTGCTATTCTGCGGCTTCCCGG gctaaCGCAGGTGAGGTGGAGTCGTTATGGCCCTGAATACAGGGATCCCCAGATTGAAAAGGAGTATTACCGCAAACCCTTGGCAGAGCTAACGGAGGAGGAGAAGTTTGAGCGGGAGCTCAGGAAGACTCAGCGTATTAAGGCTGCCCCAGCGATGAAAACAAGCTCTGTGTTTGAAGACCCATTGATAAG TAAATTCACCAACATGATGATGAAAGGAGGAAACAAAGTATTGGCCAGATCCCTCATGACACAG ACTCTGGAAGCTGTGAAAAGGAAGCAGTTTAAGAAGTACCATGCTGCTTCTTCAGAGGAACGGGCAACCATTGAACGCAATCCCTACACCATCTTCCACCAAGCACTGAAAAACTGTGAGCCTGTGATTGGGCTGGTACCCATCCTCAAGGGTGGCCATTTCTACCAG GTCCCTGCGCCACTAGCCAACCGACGTCGTCGCTTCCTGGCCATGAAATGGATGATTACTGAATGCAGGGAGAATAAGCACCGGCGGACACTGATGCCAGAGAAGCTGTCACATGAGCTGCTGCAGGCTTTCCACAACCAGGGCCCTGTGGTCAAGAGGAAACATGACATGCACAAGATGGCCGAGGCCAACCGTGCCCTGGCCCACTACCGCTGGTGGTAG
- the MIF4GD gene encoding MIF4G domain-containing protein isoform X1, producing MSGTLGAGWEMRAASPGPRRVALTRRVRLGPAGPAQVPPLQSPIPDSLRPRPGAALGNDLSRGEAWSVSPVVASAWVARTMPAERPSGTRPPHPPGRWVLALMPLLPPVDRTARSAACPAQHGAVTNPTPVKSCWGWMVMGEPGREEYKIQSFDAETQQLLKTALKDPGAVDLEKVANVIVDHSLQDRVFSKEAGRMCYAIIQAESNQTGQSVFRRGLLNRLQQEYQAREQLRARSLQGWVCYVTFICNIFDYLRVNNMPMMALVNPVYDCLFLLAQPNSLSKEEEVDCLVLQLHRVGEQLEKMNRQRMDELFVLIRDDFLLPTSLSSLAQLLLLEIIEFRAAGWKTTPAAHKYYYSEVSD from the exons ATGTCCGGGACCTTAGGGGCAGGCTGGGAGATGAGAGCAGCGTCACCTGGGCCCCGGCGGGTGGCGCTGACGAGGCGAGTACGCCTCGGGCCTGCGGGGCCCGCGCAAGTCCCGCCTCTACAAAGCCCCATCCCGGACAGCCTTAGGCCTCGCCCCGGCGCCGCGCTAGGAAATGACCTAAGCCGCGGCGAGGCGTGGTCTGTCTCACCAGTGGTGGCGTCGGCGTGGGTCGCGCGCACCATGCCCGCCGAACGGCCTTCGGGCACGCGGCCGCCGCACCCGCCCGGCAGGTGGGTCCTGGCGCTCATGCCGCTTCTCCCTCCCGTAGACCGGACTGCACGTTCTGCTGCCTGTCCTGCACAGCATG GTGCTGTCACTAATCCCACCCCAGTAAAGAGCTGCTGGGGCTGGATGGTCATGGGGGAGCCTGGTAGAGAGGAGTATAAAATCCAGTCTTTTGATGCAGAGACCCAGCAGCTGCTGAAGACAGCACTCAAAG ATCCAGGTGCTGTGGACTTGGAGAAAGTGGCCAATGTGATTGTGGACCATTCTCTGCAGGACCGTGTGTTCAGCAAAGAAGCAGGACGCATGTGCTATGCCATTATTCAG GCAGAGAGCAACCAAACAGGCCAGAGTGTTTTCCGGCGTGGACTTCTCAACCGGCTACAGCAGGAGTACCAGGCTAGGGAGCAGTTGCGAGCCCGCTCCCTGCAGGGCTGGGTCTGCTACGTCACTTTTATCTGCAACATCTTTGACTACTTGAGG GTGAACAACATGCCCATGATGGCCCTGGTGAACCCTGTCTACGACTGCCTCTTCCTGCTGGCCCAGCCCAATAGTCTGAGCAAGGAAGAGGAG GTGGACTGCCTGGTGTTGCAGCTGCACCGTGTTGGGGAGCAGCTGGAGAAGATGAACAGGCAGCGAATGGACGAGCTCTTTGTCCTGATCCGGGATGACTTCCTGCTCCCAACCAGCCTCAGCTCCCtggcccagctgctgctgctggagaTCATTGAGTTCCGGGCAGCGGGCTGGAAGACGACCCCAGCTGCCCACAAGTATTACTACAGCGAGGTTTCTGACTAG
- the SLC25A19 gene encoding mitochondrial thiamine pyrophosphate carrier isoform X1, which translates to MVGYDPKADGRNISNFEAAVAGSVSGLVTRLLISPLDVIKIRFQLQIERLSRSDPNAKYHGILQAGRQILQEEGPTAFWKGHIPAQLLSVGYGAVQFLSFEILTEVVHRASVHDARDFSVHFVCGGLSACMATLTVHPVDVLRTRFAAQGEPRVYKTLRDAVATMYRTEGPLVFYKGLNPTLIAIFPYAGFQFSFYNSLQRVCEWVMPAEGKKNGNLKNLLCGSGAGVISKTLTYPLDLFKKRLQVGGFEQARVTFGQVRSYQGLLDCARQVLREEGMRGFFKGLSPSLLKAAFSTGLVFFWYEFFCNLFHHMKKADR; encoded by the exons ATGGTCGGCTATGACCCCAAAGCAGATGGCAGGAATATCTCCAATTTCGAGGCGGCAGTGGCTGGGTCTGTGTCTGGCCTTGTCACTCGGTTGCTGATCAGCCCATTGGATGTCATCAAGATCCGTTTCCag CTTCAGATTGAGCGCCTGTCTCGCAGTGATCCCAATGCAAAGTATCATGGGATCTTACAGGCCGGGAGACAGATTCTGCAGGAGGAAGGCCCAACTGCATTCTGGAAGGGACACATTCCAGCCCAGCTTCTCTCCGTAGGCTATGGAGCTGTCCAA TTTTTGTCATTTGAAATACTGACCGAGGTGGTGCACAGAGCCAGCGTGCACGATGCCCGTGACTTCTCCGTGCACTTTGTGTGTGGGGGCCTGTCTGCCTGCATGGCCACCCTCACCGTGCATCCCGTGGATGTCCTGCGCACCCGCTTTGCTGCTCAGGgtgagcccagg GTGTATAAAACCCTGCGGGATGCTGTGGCCACCATGTACAGGACCGAAGGCCCCTTGGTCTTCTATAAAGGCTTGAATCCCACGCTGATCGCCATCTTCCCCTATGCCGGGTTCCAGTTCTCCTTCTACAATTCCCTGCAGCGCGTGTGTGAGTGGGTCATGCCagctgaaggaaagaaaaatg GGAACCTCAAAAACCTGCTTTGTGGCAGTGGTGCTGGAGTCATCAGCAAGACCCTAACGTATCCCCTGGACCTCTTCAAGAAACGGCTGCAAGTTGGAGGGTTTGAGCAGGCCCGAGTCACCTTTGGCCAG GTCCGAAGCTACCAGGGCCTTCTGGACTGTGCCAGGCAGGTGCTGCGGGAGGAAGGCATGCGGGGCTTCTTCAAGGGCCTATCCCCAAGCCTGCTGAAGGCGGCCTTTTCCACCGGCTTGGTGTTCTTCTGGTATGAGTTCTTCTGTAACCTTTTCCACCACATGAAGAAGGCAGACAGGTAG